One Gadus chalcogrammus isolate NIFS_2021 chromosome 7, NIFS_Gcha_1.0, whole genome shotgun sequence genomic window, TCTATCTAGGGTTAGTAGTGCTCTATCTAGGGTTAGTAGTGCTCTATCTAGGGTTAGTAGTGCTCTATCTAGGGTTAGTACTGCTCTATCTAAGGTTAGTACTGCTCTATCTAGGGGTTTTATTGCTCTGTCTAGGGTTAGTAGTGCTCTATCTAGGGTTAGTACTGCTCTATCTAGGGTTAGTACTGCTCTATCTAGGGGTTTTACTGCTCTGTCTAGGGTTAGTACTGCTCTATCTAGGGTTAGTACGGCTCTATCTAGGGTTAGTACTGCTCTATCTAGGGTTAGTACTGCTCTATCTAGGGTCAGCACTGCTCTATCTAGTGTTAGTACTACTCTGATGTTAGTACTGGTCTAATGTCAATACTGCTCCGTCTAGTTTTAGAACTACTTTATCTAATGTTGGTTAGTATATTAGTTACGGGTAGGGTTTAGGCTAAGTGGTTAAGGGATTACAGATATGGTACCGTTAGAGGGTTAAGAGATAACAAATAGTGTTAGGGTTGAGGGTTAAGGGGTTGAAGACTGGGTAAGGGGTTATGGGGTtatgatagggttagggtaagtgtCCGGTAGGATTACCTGGAAGGGAGCTGTCATTGGTTGACTGGGGCAGGAAAGGTGGAATGTCTGtagaaacacaacacatgcTAATATTAGCAACCAACAATGTGTAAACACTGATATTAATGAATTAATTGAATAGCCCTACTCTCTTTGATAGTTACACTGCCTATATAATATACCTGTGTATTCATTGAGTTGGAGCAGCATGACTTGCAGTGTTTGTCCCGCCCTCTCAGCCAGGGAGAGCGGGGATTGGCTCTGGGGTTCTGATGGACAGGTCAACTGGATGCAGGGGAACATGTGGTTAGTGCGATAACAGAATATAAAAGAGCATAGAACATTAAATCAGAATAGGGGGTAATAGAACTCTAACCTTAGCACCGGAACAGAGTAGAGACATCGTTTCCTCAATGTCCTCTCCACACACCGTCTCACACAACCgctacgcacacgcacacacagaacaacacacacacacacacacacacacacacacacacacacacacacgcacgcacgcacgcgcgcgcgcgcgcgcacgcacgcacgcacgcacgcacgcacgcacgcacgcacgcacgcacgcacgcacgcacgcacgcacgcacgcacgcacgcacacacacgcacacgcacacgcacacgcacacgcacgcacgcacgcacgcacgcacgcacgcacgcacacacacacacacacacacacgcacgcacgcacgcacgcacgcacgcacgcacgcacgcacgcacgcacacacacacacacacacacacacacacacacacacacacacacacacacgtttgaatATGTTAATTGAGTATTGAGAGAGGTATTTCGCCATCACTGGCACTAGAATTCCGACCTAGGCCACGCTTTATTAGTTGATTTAGTGGCGTCAGTGTttaggttagggtaaggggttTGGGGTCAGGTTAGAGTAaggtgtaagggttagggttcaggggtcaggttagggtcaggggtaagggttagggggtCAGatgagggttaggttaggggtcaggtttagggttcaGGTTAGGGCAGGGCAGGGAcaggcaactttcatgataaagagggccacatttttcatcataaccatcggagggccacatgactgcacacttcaactaaacgtgagctgagagaagctacacaattttgaatttggtagatatgatttcctgtattctggtgcattttggggatggccactacctaaaaaatcatccagaatcataacctatgtacggtatgttaattgaaccaacatacattcatttcatgttttccatgctcaaacagccacatgaatggtcagtatttttatcagtgcaaagggctcacatacatcatcattcaatgaagtcaaaaaactgaaaaacagtggcccaacattaagtgcaacaactcaatgaactcaaacccaacaagcagttgtagtagttgtattgGCGACTTAAGtcgatatctttaatgactgatatcgcttctaagcaaactagacgcatgggtttgccttcgaattctatgaattcttctcatctttcttgaccgagttttctgtaactcgataaattattattattctttttttcttttttttttaaattattattatttttttattatgtacgggcctgactgagtgaggatgcgggccgcactgagtgaggatgcgggccacatgcggcccgcgggccgccatttGCCCATCCCTGGGGTAGGGTAAGCGGtcaggttagggtcaggggtaaGGGTTATGGGTTAGGTAAGGTGTCaggttaggggtcagggttaagggGTCAAGTTGGGGTCAGGTGTACCTGGtgaaggagagcaggagaggaggccaGGGGGTGGGGCTTCCTGTAGCGTCCCTTGGCGTACTTGTTCCTGATGAACTCTAACCTTTCTTCAACTGAGGCCGCAGGtaggagctgctcgtccgcggGCACGGCGGGACTCCAGGTCTGCATGGCTATCCGGTTACCATAGGAGACAAACAGCTGGCAGAGCCAACATGGCAATTAGTGCAGAACTAACCCACTGAACAAGTTCCCAGGTACCAGAACAACAGACACCCGTATTAGTGCTTCAACCTTAATTAACTAATTAAATAGCACATCGTTTTTAATGGTTCGATTTTAATTTTCTCATTAGCTAACTGACCTGTAGCAATGGTTAGTGTTTAATTACCTAATTAACTAACACACCTGTATGTATCTATGGTTAATTTTTAATTAAGTCATTAACCACACACCTGTACCAATGGTTCATTATAGTTAACTAATAAACTAACACACCTGTATCAATGGTTAGTGTTTAATTACCTCATTAACTCACACAACTGTGTCAATGGTTAGTGTTAGAATAACTCATTAACTAACACACCTGTACCAATGGTAAGTGTTTAATTACCTCATTAACTAACACACCTGTATTAATGGTAATTGTTTAATTAACTCTTTAACTAACACACCTGTATCAATTGTTCAGACCATACTTTGCTGTCCAGCGTCAAGCTTCGTACTTTAGACAGAGATGTTCCCAGAGCTCTGTGCtggcctggggggaggagtcaaACACATGTAGGTAACAGCTGAGGACCAATCAGAACAGAGCTGCCAAACAAGATAGAATTTAAAGGAAGCATGGACtacaaatgcagacacacatagcAACACATATTAAAGGTGTAGACAATTAACATGAAAGCGACCTTCTAAGGCTAACTCCTAATGCTAGCTCTTGAGGCTAACTTGAGATGCTAGACCCTAAGGCTAACTCCTGATGCTAACTCTTTAAGCAAACTCCCAATGCTAACTTTTGAAGTTAACTCCTAATCTGTGAGGCTAGCCCCTAATGCTATCTCATGAGACTAACACCTAATGGTAACTTGTGATGCTAACTCATTGGGATAACTCCTAATGCTAACTTGTGAGGCTAACCCCTAATGCTAACTTGTGCGGCTAACCCCTAATGCTACCGTGTGAGGCTAACCCCAAATGCTGACTTGTGAAGCTAACCCCTAATGCTAACTTGTGAGGCTAACCCCTAATGCAAACTTGTGAAGCTAACCCCTGAGGCTGACTTGTGAAGCTAACCCCTTAGGCTGACTTGTACCACCTAGCTCGTACCGGCGCAGGcttcacacagcagcagcagcaggttgaCGGAGGCCCACTCAGGGTTGGCGTCGCCACAGTCCCCACACACCTTGTTGACCGGGTTCTCCCACAACCGCTGCGCCACCTGGCTGCAGCTCATGGCGCTGCGGATtgacgcagacagacagctctgcCAGATAGACAGGTCTGCTGTCGAGTCAACAGCAAAACTGAAGGAGAATTTAGAGGGGTATGGGGAGATCTTTGGATGAGTTGGGAGTGAGCTTGGGGGCAGATAGACgggcagatagacagacaggtacaagCAGAAGGACAGGTAGCTACCTGAATGTTTTGTAGGGCGTAATGAGGCTGAAACTCCGTTTGCCGGCAGGTTTTACGTTGGCCACGTTGAGCGGAACTGAGAACCACGCCAGGCCTACCTGGTAgtcctacaacacacacacaaccagatgttagctctacaacacacacacaaccagctgTTAgccctacaacacacacacaaccagctgTTAgccctacaacacacacacaaccagctgTTAgccctacaacacacacacaaccagctgTTAGCtctacaacacacaaacaaccagctGTTAgctctacaacacacacacaaccagctgTTAgccctacaacacacacacaaccagctgTTAgccctacaacacacacacaaccagctgTTAgccctacaacacacacacaaccagctgTTAgccctacaacacacacacaaccaggtgTTAgctctacaacacacacacaaccaggtgGTAGTCctacaacgcacacacaaccaggtGGTAGTCCTACAACACACAAAAgtgtgtagtatagtagtgtgtagtatagtagtgtgtagtatagagtgtagtatagtatagtgtgtagtatagtatagtgtgtagtatagtgtatTATAATATggtgtgtagtatagtatagtgtgtAGTATAGTTTAGTGTGTAGCATAGTATAGTGTGTAGCATAGCATAGTTAAGTATAGTGTAAGGTGTACTACGGTAtagtgtgtagtatagtgtatTATAGTATcgtgtgtagtatagtatagtgtgcAGTATAGTTGTGTACCTCCTTGTTGTGGTACACCCAGAGGACCCGGCTGAACACAGAGGCGTAGACGCGGTTTCTGGGATCCTTGATTGTGATTGGCCCGTGGTGttgcgggggggaggggctaggcTGTCCTCGTGAAGACTGCAGTGCAGAAATCCATCCTTCCTgtacaactacacacacacacacacacacacacacacacacacacacgcacacgcacccgcacacgcacacgcacacacacacacacacacacacacacacacacacacacacacacacacacacacacacacaaacacacacacacacaaacacacacacatatatcacacacacacacacacacacacacacacacacacacacacacacacacacacacacacacacacacacacacacacacacacacacacacacacacacacacacacaaacacacacacacaaacacacacacatatatcacacacacacacacacacacacacacacacacacacgcacacacacacacacacacacacacacacacacactagattaGTGTTTGTACATTGTCGCGTATGCATGCGTGTCGTATAATGAATGCTTATTATATGTTGCATATGTTAACACATGAGGATGAATAATttatcattaataatgaatccTAGGGatttataatgtataataaGGAGTCCTAGTGATAATTAATGGTTTATAATGCATCCTAGTGAATAGCAGTGCGCAGGGTCACCAGAGCTGTGGGCCATGAAGTCGAGGTGTTTCTTCCCAAAGTAGACGGAAAACCGGCCCTTCTCCTGACGCTTCACCTTGGTGACACTGCTGACGTGGAACACCGCCTCACTGGCCTTATCCTGGCAACGAAACAAACACAcctcagaggagagagagaggagaacaccgCCTCACTGGCCTTATCCTGGCAACGAAACAAGCACAcctcagaggagagagagagggagaacaccGCCTCACTGGCCTTATCCTGGCAACGAAACAAACAAAcctcagaggagagagagaggagaacaccgCCTCACTGGCCTTATCCTGACAACGAAACAAGCACACCCCAGAACAGAGGAGAACACCGCCTCACTGGCCTTATCCTGGCAACGAAACAAACGCACCTCAGAacaggggacagacagaggagaacACCACCTCCCTGGCCTTATCCTGACAACGAAACAAGCACAcctcagaggagagagagaggagaacaccgCCTCACTGGCCTTATCCTGGCAACGAAACAAGCACAcctcagaggagagagagaggagaacaccgCCTCACTGGCCTTATCCTGACAACGAAACAAACGCACCtcagaacagaggagagagagagaggagaacaccgCCTCACTGGCCTTATCCTGGCAACGAAACAAGCACAcctcagaggagagagagaggagaacaccgCCTCACTGGCCTTATCCTGGCAACGAAACAAGCacacctcagagagagagagaggagaacaccgCCTCACTGGCCTTATCCTGGCAACGAAACAAGCACAcctcagaggagagagagaggagaacaccgCCTCACTGGCCTTATCCTGGCAACGAAACAAGCACACCCCAGAACAGAGGAGAACACTGCCTCACTGGCCTTATCCTGACAACGAAACAAACACACCTcagaggaggcggagagagaggagagagaggagataagaTCCAGCCAGTCACACAAGCAGATAGGCAGTAAAACAGACTGACAGGCAAATAgacacagaaagaaagacacggacacagagaggcagaaaCCTTACTGTGCGTCTCTTCCAGAGAGACATCAGCGGTCCATCCAGCGACGCCCAGACAACACTGTGCCtgcagaaaataataaaatatgcatttgttataatatctatatctatacaggACAACACTGTGTCTATAGAAAGAATCATGTATCCATTTATAGTAATATCTATTATATACAGGACAACACTGTGTATttagaaagaataaaatatgtatttattataatatCTATTATACACAGATCAACACTGTCTATTGACACAGTGTTGATACGCAAACACTTTGTCTACACAACCTGTTAATATAAGTTATATAGAGTTAATATAATACGAATCACGATAAAGGATCCCAGACACCGCGTAcacgcacgtgcgtgtgtgtgtgtgtgtgcgtgtgtgtgtgtgcgtgcgtgtgtgcgtgtgcgcgtgcgtgcgtgcgtgcgtgcgtgcgtgcgtgcgcgtgtgcgtgtgtgtgtgcgtgtgtgcgtttgtgtgtgtgtacctgaagcCCTTCCAGAGGTCAAGCCAGCTGGACATCTTGACCTCAGAGGTCCGCTTCTCACTCGGCGggcctttcttcttcttcctggagACTCTGATGGTAGCAGCCctgaaaacatacaaacatatatgtcaatatatatatacattatatatatatatatatatatagagagagagagagagagagagagggagagagagagagagagagagagagagagagagagagagagagacacagagagagaaagagagagagagagagagagagagagagagagagagagagagagagagagagagagagagagagagagagggagagagagagggagagagagagagagagagcgagaaaggagagagagagagagagagagagagagagagagagagagagagagagagagggagagagagagagagagagagagagagagagagagagagagagagagagagagagagagagagagagcgagaaagaatacaaatatgtatgtatcacaaaacagtaaaagcatgtgttatatataatatatatgcatgtgttttgAACCTAGGAGTCTTCTGTTTCTTGATTGACTGTGGTGGTcttggagggggcgggggcggtcGACAAGGAGCCAAAATGTTACCAGGTGTTgggctgaaaacacacacacacacacacacacacacacacacacacacacacacacacacacacacacacacacacacacaacacacacacacacacacacacacatacacacacacacacacacacacacacagacacacacacacacacacacacacacacacagtacaagaCAATGTTATGAGATGATGGGATAATGTTATGTTTTATGAGATACTGtcataaagaaatgttaaaatTAGGTTATAATGAGACAACATAATGAAATAACATAATGAGATAATGTTATAGTGAGACAATATAATGAGATAATGTAATAATGAGATAATGAGATAAtgttttaaaggagacatatcataccaccaggtgtgagtgtgattagccttaaaaaatctgccccatatgacatcactagtgggcgtgtccaccatctagatctgtgctggatagatgagcaacgttttcctcagtccactgggtaggctggtagactgatctatccagcgcagatctaggtggacacgtccactagtgatgtcatatggggcagatttttgaaagggcttgtaaggctaatcacactcacacctggtggtataatacgtcTCCTTTAATAAAATAATCCAATGAGGTTGTGCTAAAAGTGTTTGGGATATCCTACATGTTGCCGCTGGACTGTTGACTGGCAGCTGGAGGTTTCTCAAGCCCTTCTTCCATTGGCTCCCCGGCaccagggagggcgggaggagcGACGGGGCCTTCGTCCTCATTTGACGAATCAGTCTCTGGTTCCTCTTGGCTCCACCCCCTTGCCAACACAGTGACATAGGGGGAGGGGCTCAATTCTGATGAGTGAATGAGgtggttagggtgagagggttaaaGACGGTTAAGGGGGTCAGATAGTTTGGGTTAGTCAGTCGGTGATCCTGAATGAAGTCTATCGCTGAGAGGTATCACCAAAGAACCTGTTTATACGAGATAAATATCTAGTTTCTACAACAGCGTTTTTATCTAGATTTAAATACTTGTCATACCATCTGGGCCTACTAACACACAAGGTATAAGGACACAAACCGCCATCAGACTGGTATCACATCCAAGCTCATCCAGAACTTCTCTTCAGATACAATAATGAACTCTTGCTTTCTATTGGCTGATGACCAGTGATGCATGAGCTCAGCACATGACATGACAACACTTCTGAGAGATTCGGTCTGGGCAGCGAGGTATCGTGAGTCAATCTAGATTATATTTAGTGTACAGCGTCTTAGGGGACGGATGGATAAGGCAGGGGGTGGAGAAAACCCAAAACAGACCTCCCNNNNNNNNNNNNNNNNNNNNNNNNNNNNNNNNNNNNNNNNNNNNNNNNNNNNNNNNNNNNNNNNNNNNNNNNNNNNNNNNNNNNNNNNNNNNNNNNNNNNTTTCTCTCAGTTGGGCTAGCAGTCTGTCTATCTAGCTGTCTTTGTCTGCGTTTCTTTGTGAACGTAGTTGGCAGTTTTTGGTTGCTAGGCAGAGATGCAACACCTTAACATGTGTTGCATAACACTTTGTGTAACATGATACTAGGTAATAATACTTGTAACTTTTGTAATATAACACTTTTTGTGTAATATGTGTGATGTGTAATTACACTGTCTGACCAGCAGGGCGCAGCGCTGAGTCCTCTCTGATGTCGGAGGCCAAGGTTCTCGGAGTGCTGGGGCCTCATCTGAACATCACCAACCTGCTGGGGGTCTGTGGTCCCCCAGGTACCTCTACTCTACTAGATAGATCATATGTATCCGAGTGAATATCCATCATTTAGTataaatatatagtatatatcatACATTACTATAGGTAGCATCagttatatgtattatatattactATTAGTAGTATTTGTAATTATGCGTAATATAGTTAGTTATTATGACAGCATGACtcattatacagtatatgaCTATAAGTAGTTTTAgtaattatatatgtatgtaatcTGCATAACCTCCCTCcttatcccctcctcctccctaaccctcctaaaaacacccctcttacgcaccTATTGTAGGTTATACGTCCTAGCACCTATTGTACCTCTACATGCTTATtggcatgtctgtctgtctgtctgtttgtctgtctgtatattcCTAGGTTCCTTCTTCCTGATAACTGAGTTGTGTGGTCACGGTGACCTGCTTGACTA contains:
- the LOC130386566 gene encoding arf-GAP with Rho-GAP domain, ANK repeat and PH domain-containing protein 1, producing HSSELSPSPYVTVLARGWSQEEPETDSSNEDEGPVAPPALPGAGEPMEEGLEKPPAASQQSSGNIPTPGNILAPCRPPPPPPRPPQSIKKQKTPRAATIRVSRKKKKGPPSEKRTSEVKMSSWLDLWKGFRHSVVWASLDGPLMSLWKRRTDKASEAVFHVSSVTKVKRQEKGRFSVYFGKKHLDFMAHSSVVQEGWISALQSSRGQPSPSPPQHHGPITIKDPRNRVYASVFSRVLWVYHNKEDYQVGLAWFSVPLNVANVKPAGKRSFSLITPYKTFSFAVDSTADLSIWQSCLSASIRSAMSCSQVAQRLWENPVNKVCGDCGDANPEWASVNLLLLLCEACAGQHRALGTSLSKVRSLTLDSKVWSEQLIQLFVSYGNRIAMQTWSPAVPADEQLLPAASVEERLEFIRNKYAKGRYRKPHPLASSPALLHQRLCETVCGEDIEETMSLLCSGAKLTCPSEPQSQSPLSLAERAGQTLQVMLLQLNEYTDIPPFLPQSTNDSSLPGEEEALHGKLEDDRFLFSLENDSAACDVLDLREVRSILRRSSLEFEIVTLSDRLICASDNPLELDTHLLHILQVIFPVGVSEAELGGVLAGSKVCLLDGAGCTEGWAILNAVGVSIYPSLVQDDQRLSIRIPLDSKTNYELNAAEKSINLQTGKRNVHLRFEDDYSGEAWLVHLKDVLANQETAPQRPVANQNKSLYHKLKLGGKVPPAVERCISHITQHGLQVDGIYRRCGLAPKVSRLVEALQSRPDSAPMEDNEQGILDVGSALKKYVRLQPPLIPPKQRELWVKAAAQPEEPARLASYRRLLRQLPSDNKATLGALVGHFYMIQMFSSQNQMTAQNLALVLVPTLFQDHHGDLVRLTRDLIIHHALLFLSPEEEEEEEQITAL